In a single window of the Hypanus sabinus isolate sHypSab1 chromosome 15, sHypSab1.hap1, whole genome shotgun sequence genome:
- the LOC132405326 gene encoding uncharacterized protein LOC132405326 isoform X1 has protein sequence MARLLAGALCWNLPAIADTLEMNGESDRGLSAAVTLGIHSCNARIASRKSATGTTLPAWLTSTGPVLLRKNVRSNKYSPLVERVHLLHANPQYAYVVLPDGQEDTVFVRDLVPARAADHYPEHSTVTMNPVPEVTPRTPSPTQTPHDTPIPGALHMHEGSLSPSGLTPPVRLEPAQPPSPVQSPPAPVQSQPVLRRSQRQIRPPDRLNL, from the exons ATGGCGAGGTTGCTGGCCGGCGCCCTCTGCTGGAATCTCCCAGCCATTGCTGATACGCTGGAAATGAACGGGGAAAGTGACCGTGGACTGTCAGCGGCGGTTACCCTCGGCATCCATTCATGCAATGCTCGCATAGCTTCAAG gaagtctgccactgggactaccctaccggcttggctgacgtccacaggtccagtgctgctccggaaaaatgtgaggagcaataaatactccccgctggtcgagagggttcaccttctacatgcgaacccccagtatgcttacgtggtcttacctgatgggcaggaggacacggtcttcgtccgcgacctggtgcccgcaagagcagcagaccactaccccgaacactccacggtaactatgaaccctgtacccgaggtgacaccacgcacaccgagccctacacagactcctcacgacactcctataccgggtgccttgcacatgcatgagggatcactgtcgcctagtgggctgacacctccagttaggctggaaccagcacaaccaccatctccggtgcaatcaccaccggctcctgtgcaatcacagccggtgctacgtagatcacagcgacagattcgaccacctgatagacttaacctgtaa
- the LOC132405326 gene encoding uncharacterized protein LOC132405326 isoform X2: MERRCSTPTQRRPGHNRQPQQIRRKSATGTTLPAWLTSTGPVLLRKNVRSNKYSPLVERVHLLHANPQYAYVVLPDGQEDTVFVRDLVPARAADHYPEHSTVTMNPVPEVTPRTPSPTQTPHDTPIPGALHMHEGSLSPSGLTPPVRLEPAQPPSPVQSPPAPVQSQPVLRRSQRQIRPPDRLNL, from the exons atggagcggaggtgctcgacaccAACGCAGAGGAGGCCCGgtcacaatagacaaccccaacagattcgcag gaagtctgccactgggactaccctaccggcttggctgacgtccacaggtccagtgctgctccggaaaaatgtgaggagcaataaatactccccgctggtcgagagggttcaccttctacatgcgaacccccagtatgcttacgtggtcttacctgatgggcaggaggacacggtcttcgtccgcgacctggtgcccgcaagagcagcagaccactaccccgaacactccacggtaactatgaaccctgtacccgaggtgacaccacgcacaccgagccctacacagactcctcacgacactcctataccgggtgccttgcacatgcatgagggatcactgtcgcctagtgggctgacacctccagttaggctggaaccagcacaaccaccatctccggtgcaatcaccaccggctcctgtgcaatcacagccggtgctacgtagatcacagcgacagattcgaccacctgatagacttaacctgtaa